In the genome of Stomoxys calcitrans chromosome 4, idStoCalc2.1, whole genome shotgun sequence, the window CCTCCAGAGTTGTTACATGAAATTATTATAGTGGATGATTTCAGTGATCGGGAGTATTTGAAACAGCAGTTGGACGATTATGTGGCCAATTACTTTGCGGGTTTGGTGAAGATTGTACGTCTGGCAGAAAGAACTGGCCTAATTGGAGCTCGTTTGGCTGGAGCTCGCCGTGCCACCGGAGATGTTTTGGTCTTCTTTGACTCTCACATTGAATGCAATGTCAATTGGTTACCTCCCCTGCTAGAACCGATAGCCATGAACAAGAGAATATCTACATGTCCCATTGTGGATGGTATCGATCATGCCACATTTGCGTACAACGGAGGCCATCAGGAGGGTTCGCGTGGAGCATTTGAttggaattttatttataagcAAATGCCGGTATTGCCCATCGATGCCGAAGACAAAACTCAGCCCTATCGTAATCCCATAATGATGGGTGGACTTTTTGCCATTGGGCGCGAATTCTTTTGGGAACTGGGTGGCTATGATGAAGGTCTGGACATTTGGGGAGCCGAACAATATGAATTGAGCTTCAAAATATGGATGTGTGGTGGTATGCTGGTGGATGTGCCATGTTCGCGTGTGGCCCATGTATTCCGTGGCCCCATGAGTGGAAGACCCAGTCCCAGAAATTACAGTTTTGTGGCGAGAGTAAGTTTTGCTAAGGGAAATGAGTCAATTTATTAATCTGCTTTTCTCTTTCAGAATCATAAACGTGTTGCTGAGGTCTGGATGGATGAGTATAAATATTACATCTATGATCGTCTACCCGACACTGAAGCTGCTGATCCTGGAGATCTTAGCAAACAGTTGGCCATACGCGAGCATTTGAAGTGTAAATCCTTCAAGTGGTACATGGAGGAAATAGCTCCCGATCTACTTAAAGCTTATCCTCCTGTTCTACCACCCGACTATGCCTCGGGTGTAATACAAAGTGTGGCTTTCCCCTCGTTCTGTGTAGATACCTTGGGCAATGGGGTCAATGGAGGCATTGGTCTCTTCAGCTGTGCCCCCAACAAAACTCATCCGCAAGAAACACAATTCTGGAGTTTGAGCTATTTCAAAGATATACGAAAACACAGGGGCGATGTTTGTTTGGATGTCAGTGATTCTGGTGAGAATGCCACGATTTGGATGTGGTCATGCCACAATCAGGCTGGCAATCAATTTTGGTCCTACGACCAAGAGCATCAGATGATAGTGCATGGCATCTATCGGGCTTCCTGTTTGGAAGCCTTCGTTGAAGGCGATACCAGAGCGGTTTACACAAATCCCTGTGACAAACTAAATCCTAGAATGCGTTGGACATTCGGCTGGTTAAATCAGACGGCCATGGATAATTTTTGGAGTGATGTGgtttagattagaaaacatacTAAATTGATATGGAATTGCCaaattgtagttttttttaacGTAAtagcaatttatttttttatatagataTACGCGATTAGATTTTGCTAATAAATAAACTTATGAAAATACATCACCTTTTATATAATTATAAGATAATTTAAATGTTACTTATGAACTCTAGTAGAGCTTCCTGgggtatatctcttagagtgctgggaaactttcccctaaccacaattgatgacgtggcaattgtggttaggggaaagtttcccagcactctaagagatatacttcaggaagctctacgtgcaacatctAAGTGGGCTACTGAAAAAGGTCTAGGTGTAAACCCGAGAAAGACagtagtagttttttttttagcaggagatacaagttggctatagtggcacctgtctccttgggaggatggaatattccatttacagaatgcgcaaaatacctgagtgttttgttggacaggaaaaaacattttggaaagggcaagaaaggcagctcttgccctatacacctgcaagagagccattggcaaaagttgggggtttagacagctcgtcatgcattgggtatatactcaactgtcagacctataatgctatatggtgttgtggtctggtggacggcgctttaaaagtccaccgtATCCAAAAGACGCAAAGGAATCCGCAGTAACGCATTCAAGATTCAAGCCATGTTTGAAGCCTACCGTTTCTGTTAGCTCCTGCTGCTGTGTCCTATTGCGCCTGAGACAAAATCCGTCACTGCGAATTCGACGACGTTGCCAGTTCCATCAGTATCCGTTACTGCGGATTTGACAACGTTACCGATTCCGCAGTGATAGATGTTGTCCCAGGCGCGATAGGATTCAGCAGCAGGAGCTAACAGAAACAATAGACTTCAAATATGGCTGTAGGCAGGAATAATGATCGTAGCAGAACGCATGAAAAGTCTATAGACAGGATTCGAATGAAATGGTGAAACAGGAAGTTGCGAACAAAAGCTTGTAACGGCTGAATGTTGAACAGCGCGCATAGTTGGAAACCCTTTTGGGCAAGGTAagataaaacaagaaaaaagcattaagttcggcccggcctgatacccaccaccacggatataTATAtcaaccccctttcgtcataatacgctggaaaatgctttatttatgaacccatagcagctaaatctaaatttaGTGCGATGTCACcatattgaacaaaaaaatgtacattttatggacctaagaacttaattcgggaaatcggtatatgtatatagcGGAATAtcaaggagcctaacacagccgactgagtaaaatttcagcgaaatcgagtaataagcGTGCTTTTAATGCcgccaagaacttaaatcgggagatcggtacataaagcagctacatccaaatatagccctatCTTGATCATACTCGGttcgaatgtcgaggggcctaacgcaactcactctgcccaatttcagcgaatttggttaaaaataactcggagatcggtatatatggcaactgcATCCAAATcagtaccgatctgggccatattgaacaggaatgtcgaggagcctaacactacTCGCTTTattaaatttctgcgaaatcggataataattgcacctataatgggccccaagaccttaaattaagAACTGatctatgtggcagttatacCGATCCTATGTTTCGAGGCCCAAGAGAGTGGTCTAATGCAACTcattggttaataaattcaccttttgtgggtccaaatctgtatcgatctgagccagattAAATTAGGatttcgagaggcctaacataacttgtAATATAAATCCGcccattatgggcccaagaccctaaatcgaaagatcgctctatatggcagctaaatctaaatctggaccgatcgcggccaaattggagaaggataccgaaaggcctaacataactcactgtcccaaattttgggaaatttgtcTTGGAGTTAACTACGAcatcggttgaattcaccatactatAATAAATTCTGgttcttgatggagcttcacCGCCAAATATTGAATTAAGTTAATCAacgcactgttgttgagttaatccacgttgaaagttgtaaaaaataatcgcacgaaaatgttcacgactTAATTCCATTTATTGGGCCAGATGAatattttaagttactgtaaacaatacaaatagctctcgtatgtcaaaacattctgagtacgtataacctcaacaagtaaaaaggcgttaagttcggccgggccgaactttggatacccaccacctgtggtatatatgtaaaccacctttcatcaaaattcggtgaaaatttcataccttatactcatataccttataccgatctgaactatatacgacacggatgtcgaaaagccgaacataagtcacagtgtcaaatttcagtgaaatcggactataaatgcgccttttatggggccaagactttaaatcgagatatcggtctacatggcaactatatccaaatctggaccgatttgggccaagttgcgtaaacatgtcgaagagccttacacaaagcactgtcccaaatttaggcgaaatcggacaataaatgcctcctTTATagatgggccctaaaccttaaatcgtgagatcggtctatatggcagctatattcaaatctggaccgatctgggcaaaattgaagaaggacgtcgaagaacctaaccaaacttcctgtctcaaatttcagcgacatcggacaataaatgcgtcttttatgtccccaaaacctaaaacctagatatcggtcataaatggcagctatatcctaagatataggcctaagacccacaatacggatatggcagctatatccaaatctgaaccgatctggaccaatttaacgtagaaagtcgaagggcctaagacaactcactgtccctaatttcagcgaaatccgataataaatgtggcttttatgggcctaagactctaaatcggaggatcggtctatattgcagctatatccaaatctggaccgatctgagccaaattgacgaaggatgtcgaagggcctaacacaactcactgtcccaaatttcaacaaaatcggaaaataaatgtggcttttatgggcctaagaccctaaatcggcgcatcggtctatatgggggctatataaagatatagtccgatatagcccatcttcgaacttaaccagcttatggacaaaaaaagaatcagtgcaaaatttcagctcaatatctctatttttaaagactgtagcgtgatttcaacagacagacggacagacggacggacatgtctagatcgtcttagatttttacgctgatcaagaatatatatactttataaggtcggaaatggatatttcgatgtgttgcaaacggaatgacaaaatgaatatacccccatccttcggtggtgggcataaaaatgtcaaactttacgatagagctgtcagttggcagattgcaacacaaggattGTCCAATGCTGAAATATAAAAGGTAACCCTCGTACCAAACTTCTATGAAaccaacaaaatttaaagcttctaggaaccgaacaaggataatcgagagaccggtttatatgggagctatatcagcttatggactgacttggaccgtaattggcaaagttgttggaagtcgtaatagaataccgcatgcgaaatttcagccaaatagggcaaaaattgctcattgtaaggactcaagaaatcaaatcgggagatcggtttatatgggagctattttaggttataaacagatttgaaccgtacttgacacagttgccgAAAGTCATAATTTatcaccaaatgcaaaatttcatccaaatcggacaaaatttgcgggttccaggggctccagaaatcaaatcaggagttgggtttatatgggagctctatcagtttatggatcgatttggatcgtactaggcagagttgttggaattcgtaacagaacattccgtgctacatttcagccaaatcggacaaaaattgctgcttacaagggctcaagaagtaaaatcgggtgaacggtttatatgggagctatatcaggttatagaccgatttggaccgtacttggctcagatattggaagtcttaacatgcaaaatttcaaccaaataggcttctaggggttcaagaagaaaaatctggagatcggtttatgtgggagcaatacctaaatctgaaccgatatggcccatttccaatccccaacgacctacatcaataggaagtatctggtcaaaatttcaagcggctagctttatgctttCGACTGCTGttttgatttcgacagacggacggacgggcatggctacaTTGACTCAGGATGttgagatgatcaagaatgtttaaactttatgggatcttagacgagtacttcgaggtgttacaaacggaatgactagattagtataccctcatcctatggtgctggATATAAAAGAGTTCAAGTTGATATTTGGCCAGTTCCAAAAGTATGAATCGAAAGGGCACTTGCGCGAGCATGAGGAATTTCCCTATACCGTTTTCTTTGACAAGAACAATTTCCCTGAGCCTACAAACGGCCACTCGAAGTATATTTCCATCTCAAGTAATAGTTGTGATGGCCGACCGATTTCATGGAGTTTGGTGTCAAAGTAAAGACGACTTGTTATCGGAAAAATATTGTGAAAGCTGCATTGCAGCCGTGGGAACGCAAATATTTCGTTCGCAGACCATGGACATACTATCAAGATTGGGGATCGTCACATAGAGATCGTATAAACTAAGAAAGACTCATGTTCCCCACTTCATTTCGTCCAAACAGTGGCTGTCCAATTCGCCAGATGCCAATCCGATGCATTTGAATTTGCGACTTGCTGGTATGGATGCGCTGAAGAAAGCCATTGTACCGAATGGGCCAAAATACCAGCCTATAACATTCGTGCAGCTTCAAACTCGGTTTTGGAACACCACACCTCAAGGTAAAAGGTGGTCATAAAGAGCAAATGTAAATAgattctgaaatttagattacttccacatatttttatacccaccaccgaaggatgggggtatattcattttgtcattccgtttgcaacgaaatcgaaatatccattttcgaccctataaagtatgtatattcttgatcagcgtaaaaatctaagacgatctagccacgtccgtccgtccgtctgtctgttgaaatcacgctacagtctttaaaatagagatattgagctgaaactttgcacagattctttttttatccataagcaagttaagttcgaagatgggctatagaccggtccgccgatttagggtcttaggcccataaaagccacaatttattatccgattttgccaaaatttggtacagtgagttaagttaggcccctcgacatcttcctggaatatggcacagatcgatccagatttggatatagctgccatatagaccgatctctcgatttaaggttttgggtccataaaaggcgcattaattgtccgatttttccaaaatttgggacagtgagttatgttaggcccttcgacatcctttttctttttggctcagatcggttcaggtttggatatagctgccatatagaccgatctttcgatttaaggtcttgcgcccataaaggagcatttattgtccgatgtcgccaaaatttggtacagtgagttaagttaggcccttcgacatctttcaggaatatggcacaaatcgatccagatttggatatagttgccatatagaccggtctctcgattttaggttttgggcccagaaAGGatgcattgattgtccgatttttccaaaatttgatacagtgagttaagttagacccctcgacatcttcctggaatatggcacagttcggtccagatttggatatagctgccttatagaccgatctttcgatttaaggtcttgcgcccataaaaggcgcatttattgtccgatttttccaaaatttgggacaatgagttaagttaagcccctcaacatacttatGCCatatggctgagatcggttcaaatttggatatagctgccatatagaccgatccctcgatttaaggttttggggtcataaaaagcgcatttattgtcacatgtcgctgaaatttgttacagtgagttgtgttaggctcttcgacatttttctgcaacttggcctaaaacggtccagatttggatataactgccatattgaccgatatctcgttttaaagtcttggccccataaaaggcgcatttttaatccgattttactgcaaTGACACAGTGAtctatgttagacttttcgacatccgtgtcgtatatggttcaaatcggtttatttttagatatagctactaaaaataccaatattttgttatacacaattgagcaatgacttggaTTTGATCcacatcggaacatatttcgatatagcttctatggggcacaaggtatgtattttttaccagattttgacgaaaggtggtttacatatgttcctaaggtggtgggtatccaaagttcggccgggtcgaacttaacgcctttttacatgttgtcATTTAGACCAAAAAAATGCTgtcgtttgaattggtaacacttcgtgccagctaccctgttgttgttgtaatcacattttcatgtggaggtcgcgatcctcgtcaagctgctgtaggtgagcaagctcgttccagtccaaagaaccgatcgcctcgggaacatggtggccattggttatttaaaggcgcccataactcgctttgtcatatcgagtatcataggcactcagtatttgtgcaagtgtCTGTGTtacccgacctctcactaagactctccactcgaaaccgctgattgtccgtgactgcagTTAGAGCTATTCTGTATGGTGCATTCCActctccgcaacctgtggacacgcccaATAGcgcgcagctaagcttctcgtgacagcatgAACTCCACCCAGGTCGGGCATTTATGTTCCAGTTTGTGtaatgctcacagctatcccgtgtcggAAGCTCCCCTTAATACTTCCAAGGTTTAGTTCGGCcgaacatggtggccattggttatttaaaggcgccaataactcgccttgtcatatcgagtatcattggcactcagtattcgtgcaagagtcagtgccacccgacctctcactgagactctccactctatACAGCtgtttgtccgcgactgcagttagagctattccgtatggagcattacaCTATtagcaacctgtggacacgcccggtagctcgcatgAACTCCACCcagatcggaccttaatgttcagcttgtgtggtgctcacagctatcctgtATCGGAAGCTCCTCTTTATATTGTACTTCCAAAGTttagctcggccgaacttagtaaaTTTGTTATAGTTGGTGTTATTATTTCTCTTCTCTATTTCCATCTCATATCCATATATTACCCATCCACATTTTCAGTTTCCCTTAAAAACTAATGAAAGCAATTAGATATTCCAAGAAGGCCATGCTCTCTTTGTTTGCATTCAATCGCCTAATGGAACATTGAAGCATTAACCTTTTCCGGGTGAGCACGTGTGAAGAATTTCACACAaattgatgaaatctcgcaaggCAGAGAAATAAATTAAGGGATTAACATTGATGCCTGGCGGACACAGATGATAATGGCCTTAGTGTGTTTTATGCCTGGCGGGGATCGAAGATTTCTGACTCCAACACAGACAAACACTCACTTCCCGCCTCCCGCCCTTGGCTAACATTGGTCTAATGGAATTTCAGCCTTAAGGTAGTCAGAGAAGACACATTGGTGGCATAAAATTATCAGAGAACCCCGCCCCAACATCTAAGGTCCTTGGTCATGCCATTACCATTACATCTCCATCATCGTTGAAAGCAGCATCACGGTGCTCGTCATCAtcattttgaaaacatttccgTTACATTAATGTAACAATTTCTTATTAACAAAGACATCAGCTTAGCAGGGGCATCCCGAACATAGAGCTCCTTTATTTCTGGCTGCATAATCCCATCTGTCTGAGTGCGAATTGGATGTGGGGTGTGGGAACATTTTGAGCACCTGTTTAATTGCACTAATGATACAAAAGTTCACATTGGGTCCCGCTCTTTATttgcttttgtatttttttgtgcAAGTCCTTTTGCTAGAGAAGGACATACGCATTGCAATCCGAGGGAGCAGAAAAAATAATTAGACATCCTAAAAGTTGCCATGCTGGAGTTAGAGGTGTTGCTTGAAAGtcagaaaatgtgtttttatattTTGCTCATTGCCAAAAACGTCTAAGCGTTCCATGATGTTTTTATTGAAGCGCACGACTGAAAGTCGGTACGCGCAAGCGAGTGAGTGAATGTGCAACTTGATAATGTTTACGAACAATTGCTGGTAATTATGTTAATTCACTCCACGACGTTGTACAAGAAGTGTTTTATGACCATGTTTTGCTTAAGTGGTCCTTAGAGACAGACATCAGCCATGCCATGGAGGAGGGTAGTCGTCAAATCTAACGACTTATGATGAttaaaaaggataatggaatCCTATTTTGTAGCTTCTCGTGTTTTaaaactattaaaataaaaatttccttaatacACATTCTTCAAGCAGATGTGACTAACTCAAGCTTTAGAATTTtagaacaaacaaaatttcccttctgTAATTAAAGTCATTAGAAAAATGTTAGGCAGCGAGGCTAATTTTATTTAAGATAGTAAACTGCTAGCGAAATTAAAGTCATTACCGAAAATAATagtgtttttcataaaaataaaaaggttttAATAATTTCATACTTTTattcattatattgggttgcccaaaaagtaatagctgataactgacagaagaaagaatgcaattacagagtcacaagctgtgaaaaaaatttgtcaatccgcaattactttttgggcaactcaattgTATATAGCAACTTTTATGGCatataaacgaaattttaattgaaaagttCTCAGATCTAATGAAAGGGTTATTCACAACCATTGGGAGTATGgcacaaatatttttggaaaaaacaagttaaaaagcattaagttcgctAGGGCCGAACATTGATTACCCACATCCATTCATATACATTAGACTATGCCAagctatcaaaaaaaaaaacattttttacaaaTGGGGGTTTTCATAAACTCCATTTTTGCCATTGCCATATTCACCTTTataacgaaaacaagtaaaaaggcgttaagttcggccgggccgaactttgcatacccaccacctcgggtatatatatacaccatctttcgtcaaaatcaggtgcaaaattcataccttaaacaccatagcagctattgagttgcccaaaaagtaattgcggatttttcatatagtcggcgttgacaaattttttcacagcttgtaactctgtcagttatcagctgttacttttagcttgctttagaaaaaaatttaaaaaaagtatatttgattaaagttcattctaagttttattaaaaatgcatttactttcttttaaaaaatccgcaattactttttgggcaacccaatatatcactatatgttccgatttggaccaaatactaataagtaaaagtcattgttcaattgtatataacaaaattttgttttttttagtagttatatctaaaaataaaccgatttgaactatacacgACACGGATAGCGAAaaacataacataagtcagtatgtcaaatttcagtgaaatcggaagaaaaatgcgtcttttatggggccaagactttaaatcgagagatcggtctatattgcagctatatgcaaatcttgatcgatctagaccaaattgcagaaatatgaggaggggcttaacttaactctttgtcccaaatttcggcaacatcggacaataaatgcgctttttatggcctacaaaacctaaaaccgagagatcggtctatatggcatctatatccaaatctagaccgatctgtgtgacaatgcagaagtatgttaaggggcttaacttaactcattgtcccaaatttcggcgacatcggacaataaatgcgccttttatgggcctaagaccctaaatcagaggatcggtctatatggcacctatatccaaatctggaccgatctgaaccaaattgacgaaggatgtcgaagggcctaacacaactcactgtcctaaattttagcaaaatcggataataaatgtggcttttataggcctaagaccctaaatcggaggatcggtctatatggcagctatatccaaatctggaccgatctgaaccaaattgacgaagaatgtcgaagggcctaacacaactcactgtcccaaatttcagcaaaatcggatactaaatgtggcttttatgggcctaagaccctaaatcggaggatcggtctatatggcacctctatccaaatctggaccgaactgggccaaattgacgaagcatatcgaagggcctaacacaactcactgtcccaaatttcagctaaatcggataataaatgtggcttttatgggtctaagaccctaaatcggaggatcggtctatatggcagctatatccaaatctggaccgatctgaaccaaattgacgaagcatatcgaagggcctaacacaactcactgtcccaaatttcagcaaaatcggatactaaatgtggcttttatgggcctaagaccctaaatcggcggatcggtctatatgggagctatatcaagatatagtccgatatagcccatcttcgaactcaacatgcttatggacaaaaaatgattctgtgcaaagtttcagctcaatatctctatttttgaagactctagcgtgatttcaacagatagacggacagacggacggacatgtctagatggtcttagatttttacgctgatcaagaatatactttatagggtcggaaatggatatttccatgtgttgcaaacggaatgacaaaatgaatataactccatcctttggtggtgggtataaaaatgataggcacaacaagtaagagcgtgctaagttcggccgggccgaatcttataaaccctcctcCAAGgttcgcatatgtcgagttctttgcgcagtaacTCTtgtaaggcaaacaaaaaataacgtATAAGGAtgaaggaggaggagctatatcaagttataatccgattcagggatcaagaagcaaaatcgggagatcggtttatatgggagctgtatcaagctatagatcgattcagaccatattgcacacgtatgttgaaggcaatgggagaagccgttgtacaaaatttctgccaaatcggttaaaaattgcgccctttagaggcttaagaattcaaaatcccagatcagtttaaatggcagctatatcaagttatgtaccgatttcaaccatacttatcacatttgttggaagtcatatcaaaacacctcatattaaattttagccaaatcggataagaattgcgccttctaataGTTCAAGGAGACAAgactaaagatcggtttatatgacacctataccaggctacgaaccgatttttactatacttcgcaaaaatgtaggaagtcataacaaaacacgtcgtgcaaaattacagccaaatcggataagaagtgcaccTTCTAatagctcaagaattcaagacccaagatcgatttatatgacacctataccaggcaatgaaccgatatggaccatacttggcacaaatgtttgaagtgataccacgtgcaaaattacagccaaatcggataagaactgcgccttctaaaacctcaagaagtcaagacccaagatcggtttatatggcagcaatatcaggttatgaaccgatttgaaccatacttcgcacaaattttGGAAGTTATGTCAAAACTCTAcgatcaaaatttcaggctaatcggataagaattgcgcccactagtagctcaagaagtcaagtttcaaaatcggtttatatggcagctatatcaaaacatggaccgatatgacccatttactatcccaatcgacctatactaataaaaagttattgtgcaaaatttcaagcgtctatctttactccttcgaaagttagcgtgctttcgacagacagacggacgaacgggcagacggacggacatggctagatcgtcataaaatgttAGGCCTATCAAGAATGTCTATATTTTATGGGGCCTCAAACGAATTTTTCgcatagttacaaacagaatgatgaaattagtatacccccatcctatg includes:
- the LOC106081126 gene encoding N-acetylgalactosaminyltransferase 4, giving the protein MQPRYLKRLLKKVTLFAVTLIVLTVITIKVVERRISRQLPSDLSESALERSVSERGKDDSSERAHPPIFKEKETERTPRRPRPAVVNGRTYVKPILEGELDLTQFYDINVPFRLPEPKGPKRDWHDHAAIEMEMNRVGLGEHGMPSYITDQSKKELEHELSLENGFNALLSDSISVNRSVPDVRKEECLHREYLLHLPTTSVVIPFYNEYFSVLIRTIYSIKNRTPPELLHEIIIVDDFSDREYLKQQLDDYVANYFAGLVKIVRLAERTGLIGARLAGARRATGDVLVFFDSHIECNVNWLPPLLEPIAMNKRISTCPIVDGIDHATFAYNGGHQEGSRGAFDWNFIYKQMPVLPIDAEDKTQPYRNPIMMGGLFAIGREFFWELGGYDEGLDIWGAEQYELSFKIWMCGGMLVDVPCSRVAHVFRGPMSGRPSPRNYSFVARNHKRVAEVWMDEYKYYIYDRLPDTEAADPGDLSKQLAIREHLKCKSFKWYMEEIAPDLLKAYPPVLPPDYASGVIQSVAFPSFCVDTLGNGVNGGIGLFSCAPNKTHPQETQFWSLSYFKDIRKHRGDVCLDVSDSGENATIWMWSCHNQAGNQFWSYDQEHQMIVHGIYRASCLEAFVEGDTRAVYTNPCDKLNPRMRWTFGWLNQTAMDNFWSDVV